AATTCAGCTAAGTTCACATGGACATAACCTGATTTTATAAGCTTGAGTTAAGCCCAACTCAAATTCTAAATCATATATAAGGAAAAATTTGTGttgattatacttttttttcttttctctacacattattattttattattataattccattttaaaattacaaagtcttataaatcattatatttttatattgtctTTTACCATATATAAGATTTTCATCTGGCAAAATAATCTTTTAAGATCTGACCAAATACATCTCCCTAAGTTTGATTGAGGAAATGGATTTGGTGCATCCCcctaagtttgatttttttttatcgtagGTTTGACTTGACCCAATCGATTTGGGCTTTATCGGACCGGACTAAAATGGGCCTGGCCTACTGATTAGTGTTTGATGTTTGCAGCATTGAATGAAATTCAACAGCAGCACCAGTTAGTACCACCTCCATCACCATCAATTCTCAATGATTTTTCAGGTTTCAACTTTGATCTTGAGGTAATTGTGCCTATCTTTTCACACTTCCATGAAAGGAAACCCTTCATTTCCTTGTTGTCACTGCCGTTTTTTGATGTATTAGTTACCAGCTAGAGGTCTTTGTATACTTATTACATTACTCCTTCACCAgtatataataatgttatatctTGATCAGCTTTCACTGTAAATTTGTTGTTCTGCGTTTGTACcatcaacatatatatacaaaagggcaagcttttttttttttacctctaGTTTTGTGATCAAATTCAACACATATTTAGAGAGTCAAAAGTTCATGGCAAACGAGTCTTCCCTTGATCACCTTGATTTGGTTAACCACTAGAGTGATGGTAATTTATTGGACGCTAAAAGCTAAAACAACAAATGTGAGGGTACTGTCCAAAATTTTAACGGTGATGGTAATGAGGATGACAATGAAAAATTCAGCACTGGTGTCGAGGACGATCTAGGCACCTGTTTTGTGGAAACTTCTGAGAATGAATTTCATTCTCGCAAACGTAAAAGGGAATCATTATCAGGAATGATAAACTGGACAAAGAATATCGCAATACATCCGTTTGATCCTGAGGAGTATAAAGGTGGCCAGGACTTTTTAGATCAGATGTTGTGGGCAAGAGATGTTCTGTCGGTCAGAAAGCATGCAGAACCAGACAGTGGGTCATCATCGAAGGTATAATTTCAATGCACATACATGATTTTACACATTGGATTTTTTGTGCGTTTCATATCCTGAACCAGAATGTTTTCGCATGCATGAATGATTAACATTACAATGTACTTAATTCTGCGTATTTAATAAAGATATATTCGCAATCTATCAGTTTCTTTCCTAAAATAATACACATAAATTCCAAAATCTCAGCTTGCTAACTGCTATAGATCAACAAGAGttaatacaataataataatatacgggAAGTTGGATAGCTTTGGCCCAGTCTACAAAATGACTGCATTGTTAATTGGTGGTCATGGGTTCTAGTCATGGAAATAGCCTTTACAAACTCATAAGGCAAGGTTGCATGCTCTAATCCCATCTTAATCCTGCGATGTTGTGTGTGCAATAAGAACTGAACTTAGAGCCAAGAGAATTTATTAGGTCTGTATTACAAGGTTTGGGTTTTCAATTTACAAGTTCAAGTGTAAAGGAGGGATgatttggaaaataaaaattacaaatgagATGTGTCCAGGTTATACCTAACCTTTGTAGCCCTAATTAACACTGCAGTCGACCTGGTTATCCGTTAGCATGTTCAACTCTTACGATTCAcattaaaaacattttcttaatGAAGAAAGAagtcaaataaatttttttacgtTCGATACACACTTTCCTTTTGAACTTGTCTTAAATTTAGTTTGCTTTTGCTTCTCTGACCAtgatattttcttcaaaaaaatatctacTGAATATTCTGAAAGTGTATCCTTTACAGAAGGTGAAGAAGATGCATCCTGCCATGTATGAGGATCCGGTAGTGAAATTGAGATGTAGTGAAAGGCAGCCTGTCCCTTCAAAACCCCGCTGTTCTTGCTGCATTTCACTTTATGTTGCTGGAAATAAACTCCATGGCTTCATAAccgaaaagaaaaaatcaactgCCAAAGCAGTTgtgaataaaaagaaaaaatctaagCCATCTGTAGGTCATCGTTTCCAAGTGGAACTCCCGCAATGTACTAGTGTAGTTTATGAGAGTGACTCTAAATGCTTAGGCACACAAGTATGGCCTGTTAATTAGGATTCAAAACCTACTACAGAAACATATCTTGTTGGGAGAGAAAGGCGAGGAATGTGTAGCTGCAAAGTTCAAGGTTCTGCTGACTGTGTAAGATTTCATATTGGTGCAAACAGGACGGAACTGAAGCTTGAATTGAGTTCTGCATTTTACCATTGGGGATTTGACAAAATGGGCGAGGAAGTTAAGTTTGGATCATTTGGTGATGGTTTCGGGAGGAAAGCTATCAAGCATCCATCTATGGATTTCATGGAGTGTTCAGAGAACACGCAATGCTTTGATTTTGAGTAGACAAAACAGTGTGGTAAGCCATTTTGAGGAAAAACTCGTAGAAGCtgctatttattttgtttgacatgGTTCTGTTGTTAAAATGGCACTTTATTGCGTATAGACTTCTTTTAgattattatgttttgttacaTTTCTCTTGATGGTATTTTTAAGACAAGTTTATCATTCatttgtttgtggcaaagtgcTTAGTTTAGATTATTATGCTTTATTACATTTCTTTTGATGATTTTTCAAGACGAATTTATCATTCTAATACATTGTGGGATGATGCCTAGGCGAGGGAGGGAAAATGGGTATGGGTGAGTGTTGTCTGATGCGTCAAATTATTTgaagacctttttttttttttgaaaccgCAACAGACACCACCTCAAAAATTCCTTCTCACCAAGCATTCCGTTGGATTCCAACACCCTTCATAGGCTATTAGTACGCTCCAACATCCACCGCCAAGACATTATCTTGATCTCTTCCACTATCTCATCCACTCCACCATTCcaattattgaaaattttattgttCCTAGCCTTCCGCAACACCCAAATCGTTGTATGCCAAATAAGCCTCAATCCCTTCCGGATTCTATCATTTCGATATCTTTCATCCCAACACTTCCAATGAACAAACATGTTTGTAGGAATTAAAAAGTAGCAATCAAGCCACCCCATCATCTTTAACCAAACACCTTGCGCTATATCACAATGCAAGAAGAGGTGGGTGGACGATTCTGGCATTCTATCACAAAAAGTGCACACAATCGGGACATCTGGAGGTAAGATATTTCCGAATGGGAAGTTTATGTCTAGTCGGAATACGGTTAAGTAATAGCTTTCAAGAGAACGCTACTACCTTATAATGTGCCCGACCCTTCAAAATATTACTAAACACCCCACTCTCCTCTTCACTCCACCGATCCTCCCACAAAAACAAACCTTCCAACTTAGCATAGGAAGATTTCACCGAGAACACCCCCCGATCCTCCAAACGCCACTTCCACACATCCTCCTCTTGAGCCCAAACAAAACCGTCCAAAAAGTGCACACATTGGAAAATTATTTGAAGACCTGACATGTGGTGGATTGTTTTTCGAgcaattattgttattattattattgaaaatattgattaatatgtAGTTTTGTGCGTGTGCGAGTTGGATTTATTGTTGTGGCCATATAAGAATCATCTTTGCTTTCTGTCATCCATGTTAACGCTTTAATTAACAAAAGGGAGAAGAGTGATTGTAAGTTATAACACATTTTTGAGagtaaacaaatattaaaataacgaAACTTAAAAATTGGGACAAAAAATGACCAATTTCCTACTTACATTACACGgtctaaaaatatattcttttttttttttggatcaggTAGCCTactggctagaattcaccttattataaggtgaataagtgggatgtccggggttcaaaccccagccactacatataataatgcattgtcctaccaactgagctatgttcaCGGGACGgtctaaaaatatattctagTCGCATTTTAATCATCTAAATTTTCAAGTTGATTCTTTAGAGTAGTTACTCATTTGATCATAAAAGtattatataaaaatgtaaTCACAAATTTTGTCCTTTAGATTAAAATCTCACCAGGgtatttttcttctaattgtAACTAAGAAATTCATTTCTTAAAGTCTCATGAATTTCACAGTTCCAACCTTGGCAGACATTTATTGAAGTATATGACATAGTTGCTTGAAGTGGCTACAATATGTGGTACAAAGTTGGTTAACGATTGGCTACATGCATTCTCGACCGTATCCATCATCATGGGACATTCAACGtatataaaattagaaaaatgatatttatacaattattttatgataatttttaaacaaattgatatttttaaactaaaaggtgaaaatgaaataaaaaagttataacacaTCTTATTCCATCCACTTTTCAAACAATAGGGTGAGAAATTAGTTTTATTCTGccataaaatattcaaacaatggtctagaagtcctagctcaactggcaaatgccaAAATTGCGAGGCCGGACGTTgtgacccgggttcgaacccgggacctcacagttgtgtgtgagtttattttcagtggattaccacttcatctaagaccaaaaaaaaaaaaatattcaaacaatgTGTTCCAAAAATTTCAAGGTATTATTCTCTTCATTTACTCGGGCAATATACGttgaagagaaataaaaaaaagtcaaaggCTTTGGTcttggaaaaacaaaataaaatagggGTGgcttattatgaatgaaaaggGCTAtggtttataataatataagtgCATGGTTTGAAGATGTCAAAATCAGAGACCAAACGAGTCATAACACCCtcaacttttttctttcaactacGGTTGGTAGCGTGATCATATAGCACACCTTGCACAATGAATATATAGAAGGTAAATTTCATAGGAAAACAAAAGTAAAGAATGTGAAGATAGTGAATAGAAGGTAAATTTCAtaggaaaaaattaaagaatgtGAAGATAGGACATCTTTCTCCTTTTATTATGATAATGCATATAAATTacgaataataatttttaatttttttttattttgattcaaattatatgtatatatattttgcagtTTCATCTTataacaaactatatttattttgttcaaaaaataaaatacttattttttttcaatgacaccaacaatataatataaatttttatattttcgaATGTTCAAAGTGTATGTTAAAATGTATATTGCTATCATTCATCTTCCTTTATATATACTCTGAACCATTAACTTGTACAAAAATGTTTAAGTTTTTGAGGTTATTTGAGATTTTACGTCTAAACGTTGCTCTATAAATTAGATAGCCAATTTTTTAGATTAACTTGTAAACGTTGCTCTATAAATGTTTTGTTAACATATGAGTTGGTCTGGTGATATTGACTTAGGACATGAAAGTGTGTTCATTCTTAACGTCTCAAGTTTGATTCCCCAATGTCAATGTGTCAATTTAAATAGGctaattttgattataaaaaatgttCCTAATTTTCGTCAAAATTTTGAATATGGTGGGAATTCCTTTTCTTGAATAAGATTTTCttgagtaataaaaaaaaagaataagattTTCTTGATGAGATATTGAGAtgcaattcttttattttatgaagcTTCTACAACATTTTGTCAGTCTCacaatataagtaaaatttaatcaataaaaattaatgtgttTAATTCAAAACTCGtataaaatacattaatttatgttaatttacttttatttatatgttgggacggaggaagtacaAGGCTTTGATTGATGGTGTATGTGTGTTCTTTGGTGACATCTAATTTTCCTTTAACAAGCAACATCAAACCTCACTCTAAACAGTCACCGCTGGCAGCTACCCAATTCCATTTTCTGTAAACGGATTATCTATTCTAAAACACAAATACTCTTTGAAAGTGTGAAAGAGAGGAGATAAGGAATAAAAGTAATAATTGAATGCAGAAAATTTATGCACAATGAGAGATATGAGACACTCTTTCCCCATAGACTAAGCCTTGATAGATATATGATTTACAAATGGACATGAATTAACATTGATCGGTACGTTGCTGCATAATGAAATTGGAGGCCTAAGTCATCCTTAAAAATCGGTTCTTAAGGTGAGGATTGCTTCTTTTATATagactcttatcaagagtcttataTATCCGATGTGGAACATGAGTTTTTCCCAATATTGCATTCACATAGTCACACATTTTCGGCCATATCTTAATCATTGATCTTCATTTGTTAATAGTCACCTTAACCATTGATAATGTGAAAATAAATGGTCAAGATCTCCATATTATTTCctccaaaattttaatttatgaaattcattttcaacaaaaagaCCCGGGGACAAAAAATGAACATTTTTCTATTTACATggactaaaaatgaataaacaatcagtttagtttttaaattaattaccACTCcctcatcaatttagtccttagattattaaaatcaactagAATGTCCATAAACTATTGTTTCATCCAACAATTTAGTCactcaattaataaaattggtTGTTTTCTTATGATAATTTAGTGGCTAGATTGatctatttttcatattttaaagacaaaaaatgaacatttttctatttacatggactaaaaatgaataaacaatcagtttagtttttaaattaattaccACTCtctcatcaatttagtccttagattattaaaatcaactGGAATGTCCATAAACTATTGTTTCATCCAACAATTTAGTCactcaattaataaaattggtTGTTTTCTTATGATAATTTAGTGGTTAGATTGatctatttttcatattttaaagatattttagttgattatttaaattgtttaaagaTGAAATTGACGAGAAAGTGATAGTTTAGAGACTAAGAGctttttgaaatagtttttgttttcagtttttgaaatatataagtCTTCTTCTCGCAATAGTTATCCTTTTATATGATTTAGTTTTAGTcctcaaaactaaaaaattcaaaacagtttcaaaaactgtaaatttttaaaatagtttagcaaaaaagtttttaatttttaagtttttgaaaactaaaaaagagtttttgaaaAGTGTTTCAAACAGGCTTTAATTTTCTGTATATtcgtctaaaaaaatattttaatcatatttttttaatcgtCTAAACTTTCAAGCTGATTTTTAGAGTAGGTATGTATTTTATCGTTAGCTAAAGTATTTAGTCATTAAATTTATCCATAAGATGTATAAAGTATTATAAAGTATTTAGTCATTAAATTTATCCTTAAGATATAAAATGTCACcacattatttttctaaaattgttACTAAATTAGTCtctcaaaaattcattttttaaagtgGTGAACAGACAATCATAAAATAATGGGCTCCGTATGAATTTTATCCAATTAAAAAacgagtattaaaaaaaaaaaaaaacttataatgaATGTTCACATAGCACTACTTTTTATACCAAATTCATCCCTATTTAGTTTTTTGACTCAATTCAACCTTAATATATTGTTTATAAAGATGTCATGATATCTATTTAAGATTCAATTAGGTTAATCTGTTTACAATGACTAAACTTGAAAAGAAATTTCCCATTTTTTTTGAATaggttaatttgtttataataataataagggttaaatatgattttggtccctataaatatatcaacttttcgttttagcccctctaaaattttccttcaacttttagtccctctaaaattttccatcttcatttttggtccctcctttaaagtaaactcatatgtagaattcatatttttgaataaaattttgcagaaaaattcataatattataagaatctctcccaaaaaaatttagaattttttaacaaaacatgaatttaatatgaatttttatatattttatggttaaaaattcatattaaatttatgttttgttaaaaaattctaaatttttttgggaaatatttttacaatattctacacatttctgcacaatttcattaaaaaaaaactaaaattaacttaaaaatagggaccgaaagtagtgattgaaaattttatagggactaaaagttgaaggaaaattttagagggactaaaacgaaaagttggtatatttatagggataaaaaaacatatttaaccctaataataattaaactagTGTACATATTTCTTTTGTTCCGCGACCTTGGTAGACATTATGAGCCTGTTTAGTTCAGCTTTTCACCACCAAGTGATTCTACAACCCTCAAAAGTGAAAAGCTGAATTTTCAAtggtgtttggtttggcttttaaGAATTGATTCTATCCTCCAAAAACAATTATCCATGAAGTTACAAATCCTAGCTTTTGGCTTTTGTAGAATAAATTCTACATTAAACTATTATCAATTCCATAACTACCCTCTTAATTATCATCAATTGAGTgatttttactttgatttttgaGTGATTTGCAATCCTACGTCGCATGGCTAACTTTAAATTTGAGACACAAGTTCAAATAGTTGTCGCAACAATGGCTATACACAACTCAAAAATGCCAAATTACCTTGTTCTTGTTGTTATCTTTTGAGCagaatttttcctttt
Above is a genomic segment from Medicago truncatula cultivar Jemalong A17 chromosome 5, MtrunA17r5.0-ANR, whole genome shotgun sequence containing:
- the LOC11436437 gene encoding AT-rich interactive domain-containing protein 2, with product MFAALNEIQQQHQLVPPPSPSILNDFSGFNFDLEGTVQNFNGDGNEDDNEKFSTGVEDDLGTCFVETSENEFHSRKRKRESLSGMINWTKNIAIHPFDPEEYKGGQDFLDQMLWARDVLSVRKHAEPDSGSSSKKVKKMHPAMYEDPVVKLRCSERQPVPSKPRCSCCISLYVAGNKLHGFITEKKKSTAKAVVNKKKKSKPSVGHRFQVELPQCTSVVYESDSKCLGTQVWPVN